In Rana temporaria chromosome 3, aRanTem1.1, whole genome shotgun sequence, a single window of DNA contains:
- the ATP6V1FNB gene encoding protein ATP6V1FNB, translating to MAREFNLTTQKQDFLKECYLKEVLMRASWRHRYGQNLPRFANTKHNISVPKMKDHFKLPAISDSASHGSMDKKISGNSHENNQGPKDINKIDGGETTCFTDTVMRPASPGTLTLLYSGTSKEEQGRYHYMRVRNKLKPENKYTYPLISSWEYGWQMGSATKNNRSLYRRCPIVNDTFFRKNGIPCEPHPKDMAL from the exons ATGGCACGGGAGTTTAATCTAACCACCCAAAAACAAGACTTTTTGAAGGAATGTTATCTCAAAGAAGTCCTAATGCGTGCCAGTTGGCGGCATCGCTATGGACAGAACTTACCACGTTTCGCAAATACAAAACACAACATTTCTGTGCCAAAAATGAAGGATCATTTTAAGTTGCCGGCTATTTCTGATTCAGCCTCACATGGCAGTATGGATAAGAAAATATCTGGGAATAGCCATGAAAACAACCAAGGCCCAAAAGATATTAACAAAATAGATGGAGGAGAGACAACTTGCTTTACTGATACTGTGATGAGACCTGCCAGTCCCGGAACGCTAACTCTTCTGTATTCTGGAACTTCTAAAGAGGAGCAAGGACGTTACCACTACATGAGAGTAAGGAATAAACTCAAACCAGAGAACAAATACACTTACCCATTAATTTCCAGCTGGGAGTATGGGTGGCAAATGG GTAGTGCAACTAAAAACAATAGAAGTTTGTACCGGCGTTGTCCTATTGTGAATGACACCTTCTTCAGAAAGAATGGTATACCCTGCGAACCGCACCCTAAGGATATGGCCTTGTAA